In Sporosarcina psychrophila, a genomic segment contains:
- the aceA gene encoding isocitrate lyase, translated as MTRQEQIEQLEKSWTEDNRWKGIERPYTAEDVVKLRGSVLIEQTLATKGATRLWSSLHEEDFINALGALTGNQAVQQVKAGLQAIYLSGWQVAADANLSGQMYPDQSLYPANSVPSVVKRINQALQRADQIDHSEGRVDGFDWFAPIIADAEAGFGGPLNVFELMKGMIEAGAAGVHLEDQLASEKKCGHLGGKVLLPTQNAIRNLVAARLAADVLGVPTVLISRTDADAADMVTSDIDPVDAEFLTGERTPEGFYRTKPGIDQAIARGLAYAPYADLVWCETSHPSLEEAQQFADAIHAKFPGKMLAYNCSPSFNWEANLDEATIAKYQVELGKMGYKFQFVTLAGFHSLNHSMFNLAHDYKDNGMAAYSKLQQAEFANEDKGYTATRHQREVGTGYFDEVSQIISGGTSSTTAMKGSTETAQFV; from the coding sequence ATGACTAGACAAGAGCAGATTGAACAATTGGAGAAAAGCTGGACGGAGGATAACAGATGGAAAGGAATTGAACGTCCTTACACTGCCGAAGATGTTGTGAAACTGCGTGGATCTGTTTTAATCGAACAAACACTGGCAACAAAAGGTGCAACTCGCTTATGGAGTTCATTGCATGAAGAAGATTTCATCAATGCTCTTGGTGCTCTAACAGGAAATCAAGCTGTTCAACAAGTAAAAGCTGGACTTCAAGCAATCTATCTAAGTGGGTGGCAAGTGGCGGCAGATGCAAACCTTTCGGGTCAAATGTATCCGGACCAAAGTTTATATCCGGCAAATAGTGTTCCTTCTGTCGTCAAACGTATCAACCAAGCACTTCAACGGGCTGACCAAATCGACCACTCAGAAGGACGCGTAGACGGTTTTGACTGGTTCGCACCAATTATTGCAGATGCTGAAGCAGGTTTTGGTGGACCACTTAACGTATTCGAATTAATGAAAGGCATGATAGAAGCTGGAGCAGCAGGCGTTCACCTTGAAGACCAACTTGCATCTGAAAAGAAATGTGGACACTTGGGCGGTAAAGTATTGCTGCCGACACAAAATGCAATCCGTAACTTAGTTGCTGCAAGACTTGCGGCTGACGTTCTCGGCGTACCAACTGTTCTTATTTCACGGACAGATGCAGATGCAGCAGATATGGTCACAAGCGATATTGATCCAGTAGATGCTGAATTTCTTACTGGAGAACGTACGCCTGAAGGATTCTACCGGACGAAACCTGGTATCGATCAAGCGATTGCACGTGGATTGGCTTATGCACCTTATGCAGACCTTGTCTGGTGTGAAACATCGCATCCATCTCTGGAAGAGGCACAACAGTTTGCAGATGCAATCCATGCGAAATTCCCTGGGAAAATGCTTGCTTACAACTGCTCGCCTTCATTCAACTGGGAAGCAAATTTGGATGAAGCGACAATCGCGAAATACCAAGTGGAACTCGGTAAAATGGGCTACAAATTCCAGTTCGTTACACTTGCGGGCTTCCATTCATTGAACCACAGCATGTTTAACCTTGCACATGACTATAAAGACAATGGAATGGCGGCCTATTCAAAACTGCAACAGGCTGAATTTGCTAATGAAGACAAAGGGTACACAGCGACTAGACACCAACGTGAAGTTGGAACAGGTTACTTCGACGAAGTGTCACAAATCATTTCTGGCGGAACATCTTCTACAACCGCTATGAAAGGCTCGACGGAAACTGCGCAATTTGTTTGA
- a CDS encoding LytR/AlgR family response regulator transcription factor, with product MVITRETLEQYVSILGDWIPKDAAIAIAMGDRYIYYVEGIQDIQLIEGQPVVPGSIADKVINKRLKVDKVMDNTLFGSPYYGIGYPIDLQGEPAALLVILPSNYHILKQEPFRFLTGKQEEEWCPIPIEEIAYIESLQKKTWFYVASEQFCISYTLKDLQLRLPKTFLRIHRSYIVNIPSIQRISRDITSNLVLTLRDGTELPVGQTYMADVRKALGF from the coding sequence ATGGTAATTACAAGAGAAACGTTAGAACAATATGTTTCTATACTAGGTGATTGGATACCGAAAGACGCCGCAATCGCGATTGCCATGGGCGACCGCTACATTTATTATGTGGAAGGCATTCAGGATATCCAACTAATAGAAGGGCAACCTGTTGTACCCGGCAGCATTGCGGATAAAGTAATTAATAAACGACTCAAAGTTGATAAAGTTATGGATAACACATTGTTCGGGTCCCCGTATTATGGAATCGGTTATCCGATTGACCTCCAAGGCGAGCCCGCTGCACTACTCGTCATTTTGCCTTCAAACTATCATATACTGAAACAAGAACCCTTTCGTTTCCTCACGGGCAAACAGGAAGAAGAATGGTGTCCAATTCCAATTGAAGAGATCGCATATATAGAAAGCTTGCAAAAGAAAACTTGGTTTTATGTTGCAAGTGAACAATTCTGTATCAGCTACACGCTGAAAGATTTACAATTACGACTGCCAAAGACGTTTCTACGTATCCATCGGTCTTACATTGTTAACATCCCATCTATCCAGCGCATTTCCAGGGACATTACTTCTAATCTAGTACTTACATTGAGAGATGGGACAGAGTTGCCTGTTGGTCAGACGTATATGGCTGATGTTAGGAAAGCGCTTGGATTTTAG
- the rbsB gene encoding ribose ABC transporter substrate-binding protein RbsB produces MKKVKLVLIMAIMLVLAACSTEAPGAKKDEETKGGEGSYKIGFSISTLNNPFFVTLSEGAKEQAKEMDATLTVIDAQDDAAKQASDVEDLIQQGVDLILINPTDSSAVVAAVESANNAGIPVITVDRSSEGGDVVSHIASDNKAGGELAGQFLAELVGDGAKVVELEGIAGSSAARDRGMGFNEIVKGKLDIVAKQTANFNRAEGLTVMENIMQANPDIKGVFAHNDEMALGALEAIEAAGKEVKVVGFDATDDAVKSVEAGKLAGTVAQKPDLIGKKAVEAAVLSLKGETVEASIPVELELIKK; encoded by the coding sequence ATGAAAAAAGTGAAATTAGTATTAATCATGGCAATTATGCTCGTACTTGCAGCATGTTCAACAGAGGCACCAGGAGCCAAGAAAGATGAAGAAACTAAAGGTGGAGAAGGAAGTTATAAAATTGGTTTTTCCATTTCAACGTTGAATAACCCGTTCTTCGTAACATTGAGCGAAGGAGCAAAAGAGCAAGCGAAAGAAATGGATGCAACGTTAACAGTTATCGATGCACAGGATGATGCAGCAAAACAAGCGAGTGATGTAGAGGATTTAATTCAACAAGGCGTGGACTTGATTTTGATTAACCCGACGGATTCTAGCGCAGTTGTAGCCGCGGTTGAATCTGCAAACAATGCAGGAATTCCTGTTATCACAGTCGACCGAAGCTCTGAAGGCGGAGACGTTGTTTCTCATATTGCTTCAGATAATAAAGCCGGCGGAGAATTAGCTGGTCAGTTCTTAGCTGAGTTAGTTGGCGATGGAGCAAAAGTTGTAGAATTGGAAGGAATCGCTGGTTCTTCGGCTGCACGTGACCGTGGAATGGGCTTCAATGAAATAGTAAAAGGTAAATTGGATATCGTTGCTAAACAAACAGCGAATTTCAACCGTGCAGAAGGATTGACAGTTATGGAGAATATCATGCAAGCAAACCCTGACATTAAAGGCGTGTTCGCGCATAATGACGAGATGGCACTTGGTGCTCTTGAAGCAATTGAGGCTGCAGGGAAAGAAGTTAAAGTTGTTGGATTCGATGCAACAGATGATGCAGTAAAATCAGTCGAAGCGGGCAAATTGGCTGGAACTGTCGCTCAAAAACCGGATCTTATCGGTAAAAAAGCAGTAGAAGCAGCTGTTCTATCACTTAAAGGTGAAACAGTGGAAGCGTCAATTCCAGTTGAATTGGAATTAATCAAGAAATAA